The following are encoded in a window of Urocitellus parryii isolate mUroPar1 chromosome 7, mUroPar1.hap1, whole genome shotgun sequence genomic DNA:
- the LOC144256264 gene encoding centromere protein W-like, giving the protein MALSTRVSQRKQIKRKAPRGFLQGVFKQRKPPLRLESRGDLLKSPGQMPVRIKVESLTRITYWLQQR; this is encoded by the exons ATGGCGCTTTCGACCAGGGTCTCCCAGAGGAAGCAGATCAAGCGGAAGGCTCCCAGAGGCTTTCTCCAGGGCGTCTTCAAACAACGGAAGCCTCCCCTTCGTCTGGAGTCGCGTGGAGATTTACTG AAGAGTCCAGGGCAAATGCCTGTGAGAATAAAGGTGGAGTCATTAACAAGGATCACGTACTGGCTGCAGCAAAGGTAA